The following are encoded together in the Pseudomonas sp. Leaf58 genome:
- the abiEi gene encoding type IV toxin-antitoxin system AbiEi family antitoxin — translation MKRTLLLQVCRSLADAGIWCIPESTLAAAAGHPDLHTLRVALNRHVKAGLVEKMGPKLYANPFLKPPLFALHRLANFLRPNDQFYLSTESVLSEHGWISQMPFCLTFVTNGRSYRYSTLLGDIEFVHTEENPDTWANNLHYSEVRQVWEATPEKALADLTRYGKNLDLVIPAEERE, via the coding sequence ATGAAACGCACCCTCTTGCTTCAGGTTTGTCGCTCCCTCGCCGATGCCGGCATCTGGTGCATTCCTGAATCGACCCTGGCGGCTGCTGCAGGTCACCCTGACCTTCATACCCTGAGGGTCGCCCTGAACCGTCACGTCAAGGCAGGCCTGGTCGAAAAAATGGGCCCGAAGCTCTATGCCAACCCCTTTCTCAAGCCGCCGCTGTTCGCCTTGCACCGCCTGGCCAACTTCCTGCGTCCGAATGACCAGTTCTACCTGAGTACTGAGTCGGTGTTGAGCGAGCACGGCTGGATCAGCCAGATGCCGTTTTGCCTGACCTTCGTCACCAACGGGCGCTCCTACCGCTACAGCACGCTCCTCGGCGACATCGAGTTCGTTCACACCGAGGAAAACCCAGACACCTGGGCCAACAACCTGCACTACAGCGAGGTTCGCCAGGTGTGGGAAGCCACTCCCGAAAAAGCCCTGGCCGATCTGACCCGGTACGGCAAAAACCTCGACCTGGTCATTCCGGCAGAGGAAAGGGAATGA